A genomic region of uncultured Roseibium sp. contains the following coding sequences:
- the moaA gene encoding GTP 3',8-cyclase MoaA, which yields MIDPFGRAVTYLRVSVTDRCDFRCVYCMAEDMTFLPKREVLSLEELDRLCSAFIEKGVRKLRLTGGEPLVRKNIMSLIRSLGRHLDNGALEELTITTNGSQLARYATELYDCGVRRINVSIDTLNAQKFKAVTRWGDLEKVLGGIRAATAAGLKVKINMVALKDVNEHEIVEMLEWCHGEGHDLTLIETMPLGEIDGDRTDQYLPLSTVRQRLSEQFTLTDIPYKTGGPARYVTIEETGGRLGFITPLTHNFCESCNRVRVTCTGQLYMCLGQDDMADLRAPLRASEGNEVLNEAIDEAIGRKPKGHDFVIDRRSKQPAVSRHMSVTGG from the coding sequence ATGATTGATCCCTTCGGCCGAGCCGTCACCTACCTGCGTGTTTCTGTGACCGATCGCTGCGACTTCAGATGCGTTTATTGCATGGCGGAGGACATGACCTTTCTTCCCAAGCGGGAAGTCTTGAGCCTCGAAGAACTTGACCGGCTTTGCTCCGCATTCATCGAAAAAGGCGTGCGCAAGCTGCGTCTGACGGGCGGCGAACCGCTGGTGCGCAAGAACATCATGAGCCTGATCCGGAGCCTGGGACGTCATCTCGACAACGGGGCTCTCGAAGAGTTGACGATCACCACAAACGGATCACAGCTCGCCCGCTACGCGACGGAGCTCTACGATTGCGGTGTCCGCCGCATCAATGTCTCGATCGACACGCTCAATGCGCAGAAATTCAAGGCCGTGACCCGCTGGGGCGATCTTGAAAAGGTGCTCGGCGGCATTCGCGCAGCAACCGCTGCCGGTCTGAAGGTCAAGATCAACATGGTGGCCCTCAAGGACGTCAACGAGCACGAAATCGTCGAGATGCTGGAATGGTGTCATGGCGAGGGTCATGATCTGACCCTGATCGAAACAATGCCGCTCGGTGAGATCGACGGCGACCGGACGGACCAGTATCTGCCGCTCTCAACGGTGCGCCAACGGCTTTCGGAGCAATTCACGCTGACGGACATCCCCTACAAGACGGGCGGGCCGGCGCGGTATGTGACGATCGAGGAAACCGGCGGCCGCCTGGGCTTCATCACGCCGCTGACGCATAATTTCTGCGAAAGCTGCAACCGTGTGCGCGTCACCTGCACCGGGCAGCTTTACATGTGCCTCGGGCAGGACGACATGGCGGATCTGCGCGCTCCGCTGCGCGCATCTGAAGGCAACGAAGTCCTGAACGAAGCCATTGACGAGGCCATCGGGCGCAAACCCAAGGGCCATGATTTCGTCATCGACCGGAGGTCAAAACAGCCGGCCGTTTCACGCCACATGAGCGTGACAGGCGGCTGA
- a CDS encoding SRPBCC domain-containing protein translates to MTATTITKTIFLNAPREHVWSFLTEKDKLARWFHPAEEDLQEGADYTLLDQHGDMSRICWGRVLEMKPHERLVYTFTVKPLNGAMTTVHWTLEDAAGGTRLTLVHEGIEQAAGEAAFMMLSALDTGWDEHFGRFRTQVREPVPA, encoded by the coding sequence ATGACTGCGACCACGATTACCAAGACGATATTCCTGAACGCGCCGCGCGAACATGTCTGGTCATTCCTGACCGAGAAGGACAAGCTTGCACGCTGGTTCCATCCGGCGGAAGAAGACCTGCAGGAAGGCGCGGATTACACGCTGCTCGACCAGCATGGTGACATGAGCAGGATCTGCTGGGGCAGGGTTCTCGAAATGAAACCGCACGAACGCCTTGTCTACACCTTCACTGTCAAACCGTTGAACGGGGCCATGACCACCGTCCACTGGACGCTGGAGGACGCTGCTGGCGGAACGCGCCTGACGCTTGTCCACGAAGGCATCGAACAGGCGGCCGGAGAAGCCGCCTTCATGATGCTGAGCGCGCTCGATACGGGCTGGGACGAGCATTTCGGGCGGTTCCGCACCCAGGTTCGCGAACCTGTTCCTGCGTAA
- a CDS encoding deoxyribodipyrimidine photo-lyase — MTTLVWFRQDLRTADNPALHEAVKNGPVLPVFVLEDPAQTGETHPLGGASKWWLHHSLENLARNLPGLIVCRGDARHLIPQIARESGVRAVYWNRCYEPQAIERDTEIKALLKDGGFEVQSFKASLLFEPWELANKAGGSFKVYSPFWKTAQQRQVNAPLPAPKDVTFVDSAHGEALENLGLLPSRPNWAAGWDRLWQPGEDGASERLKAFLAEGLQGYGELRNRPDLPNVSRLSPHLHFGDISPRQIWNETWKTIDAEDGHRKDGHKFLSEIAWREFSYHLLYHFPELPQANWRPSFDAYPWRDSPEDIQRWQKGETGYPIVDAGMRELWRTGYMHNRVRMIVASFLVKHLRLHWRHGEAWFRDTLLDADLANNSASWQWVTGSGADAAPYFRIFNPITQGRKFDPDGTYVKTWVPELKGLETDYLFEPFSAPKSELERAGIVLGRDYPLPIVDHAAARQAALDGYEAVKLAGQNAA, encoded by the coding sequence ATGACGACACTTGTTTGGTTCCGGCAGGACCTGAGAACGGCAGACAACCCGGCGCTCCATGAAGCGGTCAAAAACGGACCGGTTCTGCCTGTGTTCGTGCTGGAGGATCCGGCACAGACCGGTGAGACCCATCCGCTCGGGGGGGCCAGCAAATGGTGGCTTCATCACAGCCTTGAAAACCTCGCACGGAACCTGCCGGGTCTGATTGTATGCAGGGGCGACGCGCGCCACCTCATTCCGCAGATCGCACGGGAGAGCGGGGTTCGCGCGGTCTACTGGAACCGTTGCTACGAGCCGCAGGCGATCGAGCGCGACACGGAAATCAAGGCCCTCCTGAAGGACGGCGGTTTCGAGGTCCAGAGCTTCAAGGCATCGCTTCTGTTCGAACCATGGGAACTCGCCAACAAGGCCGGGGGTTCCTTCAAGGTCTATTCGCCGTTCTGGAAAACGGCGCAGCAGCGGCAGGTGAACGCACCGCTGCCCGCACCAAAAGACGTGACCTTCGTGGACAGCGCGCATGGCGAAGCCCTTGAAAACCTCGGGCTGCTGCCGTCAAGGCCGAATTGGGCAGCGGGATGGGATCGTCTGTGGCAACCCGGAGAAGACGGCGCGTCGGAGCGCCTGAAAGCGTTTCTGGCGGAAGGCCTTCAAGGCTACGGCGAGCTTCGCAACCGGCCGGATTTGCCGAATGTATCCAGGCTGTCCCCCCATCTGCATTTCGGCGACATCTCTCCGCGGCAAATCTGGAACGAAACCTGGAAGACGATCGATGCCGAGGACGGACACCGCAAGGACGGTCACAAGTTCCTGTCGGAGATCGCCTGGCGCGAATTTTCCTATCATCTCCTCTATCACTTTCCGGAGCTGCCGCAGGCAAACTGGCGCCCTTCGTTCGACGCCTATCCCTGGCGGGACTCTCCGGAAGATATCCAACGCTGGCAGAAAGGTGAAACCGGCTATCCGATCGTCGATGCGGGCATGCGTGAACTCTGGCGCACCGGGTACATGCACAACCGCGTCCGGATGATCGTCGCGAGTTTCCTGGTCAAGCACCTTCGTTTGCACTGGCGCCACGGCGAAGCGTGGTTCCGCGACACGCTGCTCGATGCGGACCTTGCCAACAATTCCGCCAGCTGGCAGTGGGTGACCGGATCCGGGGCCGATGCGGCACCTTATTTCAGGATCTTCAATCCGATCACGCAGGGCAGGAAATTCGATCCGGACGGTACCTACGTGAAGACCTGGGTACCGGAATTGAAAGGCTTGGAGACGGACTATCTGTTCGAGCCGTTCAGCGCGCCCAAATCCGAACTGGAACGGGCAGGCATTGTGCTCGGCAGGGACTATCCCTTGCCGATTGTCGATCACGCGGCGGCACGGCAGGCGGCGCTGGACGGATATGAAGCGGTGAAGCTGGCCGGTCAAAACGCCGCTTGA
- a CDS encoding metalloregulator ArsR/SmtB family transcription factor produces the protein MNTGPQPVFRALSDPTRREILLHLSRESLAISEISERFGITRTAINKHLAILEEGGLVRSETIGRERRKSLSPEPLRSAFEWLGFFEQFWDRKLADLQREIARDMKEQEGKPK, from the coding sequence ATGAACACGGGACCGCAACCTGTTTTCCGGGCGCTTTCCGATCCGACCCGGCGCGAGATCCTGTTGCATTTGAGCCGGGAAAGCCTCGCGATCTCCGAAATTTCGGAAAGGTTCGGCATCACACGGACCGCAATCAACAAGCATCTGGCGATCCTCGAGGAAGGCGGTCTCGTCAGAAGTGAAACGATCGGACGGGAGCGCAGGAAGAGCCTCTCTCCGGAGCCTCTGAGATCGGCGTTTGAATGGCTCGGGTTCTTCGAACAGTTCTGGGACCGGAAACTTGCCGATCTGCAGCGTGAAATCGCCAGGGACATGAAGGAACAGGAAGGAAAACCGAAATGA
- a CDS encoding cupin domain-containing protein produces MRMTKCLGAVAVSLFASAPVLGAGEAEIKLRAQPDLAWQTTAEGVAFAPLKGDRFEESYMAMVRLPAGLVSPVHTKSAGMFGLVVAGEMVHVAADGTDAAENVLKSGDYYEIPAGLPHLSKCVSQVDCVTFLYQDGPFDFLPVGEER; encoded by the coding sequence ATGCGAATGACGAAATGCCTGGGAGCGGTTGCCGTCTCCCTTTTTGCAAGTGCTCCGGTTCTCGGGGCCGGTGAGGCTGAGATCAAGCTGAGAGCTCAGCCGGACCTTGCTTGGCAAACGACTGCCGAGGGCGTCGCCTTCGCGCCGCTGAAAGGGGACCGTTTCGAGGAAAGCTACATGGCGATGGTGCGGTTGCCGGCCGGTCTCGTCAGTCCGGTCCACACCAAGAGTGCGGGAATGTTCGGCCTCGTGGTTGCCGGTGAAATGGTTCACGTAGCCGCCGACGGGACAGACGCGGCGGAAAACGTCCTGAAAAGCGGCGACTATTATGAAATCCCCGCCGGACTGCCACACCTGAGCAAATGCGTTTCGCAGGTCGATTGTGTCACGTTTCTGTACCAGGACGGTCCGTTCGACTTCCTGCCGGTTGGGGAGGAACGCTGA
- a CDS encoding L,D-transpeptidase has protein sequence MKTYFYAVIAILAGSFLLPAEVSARAGYFDHSTNTWVTPKYHPGGKSPVRRKQVKYSGPYTPGTIVIDTSERRLYHVLPNGKAMKYGVGVGKQGFQWAGTHRVTRKAEWPSWTPPAQMRARERKKGRILPTYMPGGPNNPMGARALYIGSTLYRIHGTTEPWTIGSEVSSGCIRMANEDVIHLYKNVSVGSKIVVKR, from the coding sequence ATGAAGACTTATTTCTACGCAGTGATTGCAATACTGGCAGGCTCGTTCCTGTTACCCGCCGAAGTGTCGGCTCGCGCCGGTTACTTCGACCACAGCACCAACACCTGGGTGACGCCGAAGTATCACCCCGGCGGCAAGTCGCCCGTGCGGCGCAAGCAGGTCAAATATTCCGGACCGTACACGCCCGGAACCATCGTGATCGATACGTCCGAACGCCGCCTCTATCACGTTCTGCCCAACGGCAAGGCCATGAAATACGGCGTTGGCGTCGGTAAGCAGGGCTTCCAGTGGGCCGGCACGCACCGCGTGACCCGCAAGGCCGAATGGCCGAGCTGGACACCGCCGGCGCAGATGCGGGCGCGTGAGCGCAAGAAGGGCCGGATCCTGCCGACCTACATGCCGGGCGGCCCCAACAATCCGATGGGCGCGCGCGCACTGTACATCGGTTCGACCCTGTACCGCATTCATGGAACCACCGAGCCGTGGACAATCGGTTCTGAAGTTTCTTCAGGCTGCATCCGCATGGCGAACGAAGACGTGATCCACCTCTACAAGAACGTCAGCGTCGGCTCCAAGATCGTGGTCAAGCGCTAA
- a CDS encoding twin-arginine translocation pathway signal protein — MTLTRRKTLAILGGGAVVAATASAGTFLATRIPEKALAPWDTAGTYEDPRLFALSHALLAPNPHNRQPWLLELQGHEDFLLHRDETRDLPHTDPFHRQIFIGLGCFLELMSVAATLKNRAADIVLFPDGEAGPVARVSLRAGSDVDPLANQILARRTCKEPFQDKAVPESMIAALDPFGAVITDTAQVAQIRDLTWNAWLTEMQTHRTLKESVDLMRFGKSEINANPDGIDLGGPFLETLMLAGVLNRKDQLDPASTGFQEGVKIYREMLAATPAYVVQTTRSNARRDQIDAGRRWLRLNLETTRLGLALHPVSQALQEFEEMTPHYRRAHELLAKPGETVQMLGRLGYGPATPPSPRWPLETRIMNG, encoded by the coding sequence ATGACCCTGACACGCAGAAAGACACTTGCAATTCTCGGTGGCGGCGCGGTGGTTGCGGCCACCGCGTCCGCCGGCACCTTCCTGGCAACGCGTATACCTGAAAAGGCACTCGCCCCCTGGGACACTGCCGGCACCTATGAGGACCCGAGGCTGTTCGCACTGTCCCATGCATTGCTGGCGCCCAACCCGCACAACAGGCAACCCTGGCTTCTTGAACTCCAGGGACACGAAGACTTTCTTCTGCATCGGGACGAGACCCGGGATCTGCCGCATACCGATCCTTTTCACCGTCAGATTTTCATCGGTCTGGGGTGTTTTCTGGAGCTGATGTCCGTCGCTGCCACGCTGAAGAACCGCGCAGCCGATATTGTGCTGTTCCCGGATGGCGAAGCCGGTCCGGTCGCCCGCGTTTCGCTGCGAGCCGGCAGCGACGTTGATCCCCTGGCGAACCAGATCCTGGCAAGGCGGACCTGCAAGGAGCCGTTTCAGGACAAGGCCGTCCCGGAAAGCATGATCGCGGCACTTGATCCGTTCGGCGCCGTCATAACCGACACGGCGCAGGTGGCTCAGATCAGGGATCTCACCTGGAACGCCTGGCTCACCGAGATGCAGACCCACAGAACGCTTAAGGAAAGCGTCGACCTGATGCGGTTCGGCAAATCCGAAATCAATGCCAATCCGGATGGTATCGATCTGGGCGGTCCCTTTCTTGAAACGCTGATGCTCGCCGGCGTTTTGAACCGGAAGGATCAGCTCGACCCGGCCTCGACCGGGTTTCAGGAGGGTGTGAAGATCTATCGCGAAATGCTGGCTGCAACACCGGCCTATGTCGTCCAGACAACCCGGTCAAATGCCCGGAGAGACCAGATCGACGCCGGGAGGCGCTGGCTGCGCCTGAACCTGGAAACCACAAGACTGGGGCTCGCACTGCACCCGGTGAGCCAGGCGCTGCAGGAATTCGAGGAAATGACGCCACATTATCGGAGGGCGCATGAACTCCTTGCCAAACCGGGGGAAACGGTTCAGATGCTGGGCAGATTGGGTTACGGTCCAGCAACGCCTCCCTCGCCGCGCTGGCCGCTCGAAACACGGATCATGAATGGATAA
- a CDS encoding MarR family transcriptional regulator: protein MDNDTRTLFFAFFNEIGIIAQLSRTALEARLPKGLTLPHFSVVNHLIRVKNGQTPLALARAFQVPKTTMTHTLGGLVEHGFVEIRPNPDDGRSKTVWLTDAGRLFRDAAVKSIDPDIDVFRKQYPEDKIRELVPALAEIRTLLDANRDEKT from the coding sequence ATGGATAACGACACCCGAACGCTGTTTTTCGCGTTCTTCAACGAAATCGGGATAATCGCGCAGCTCAGCCGAACAGCTCTGGAGGCGCGTTTGCCCAAGGGTTTGACCCTTCCGCATTTCAGCGTCGTCAATCACCTCATCCGGGTCAAGAACGGTCAGACCCCGCTCGCGCTCGCCAGGGCGTTTCAGGTCCCGAAAACCACAATGACCCACACACTGGGCGGCCTGGTGGAGCACGGCTTTGTCGAGATCCGTCCGAATCCTGATGACGGCCGCAGCAAGACCGTGTGGTTGACGGATGCCGGCCGGCTGTTCCGCGACGCCGCCGTCAAGTCGATCGATCCCGATATAGACGTCTTCCGGAAGCAGTATCCGGAGGACAAGATCCGCGAACTAGTCCCTGCCCTTGCCGAAATCCGGACCCTTCTCGATGCAAACCGCGACGAGAAGACCTGA
- a CDS encoding DNA helicase gives MKLSAPVYRLRRTARNLSRRENISLSKALDRIANAEGFSSWNRLVSVYGKRAPSARLLEVLQPGELMLLAARPGHGKTRLGLDLLSEAASRGFSSVFFSSEFSEKRLLQLGPAIWHPGPGRDRFEAVLTDTLNANTVMDCLSGNAGGVVAVVDYLQVLDQNRAAPELSDQVEMLKGFAATRDMRLVVLSQVHRSYDPADKALPDWTDVRLPNPVDLSMFDRGCFLHGGKLAVHPGPG, from the coding sequence ATGAAGTTGTCCGCTCCGGTCTATCGCCTCAGGCGCACGGCCAGAAACCTTTCCAGACGCGAAAACATTTCTCTTTCCAAGGCGCTTGACCGCATCGCAAATGCGGAAGGTTTCAGCAGTTGGAACCGTTTGGTCTCTGTCTACGGAAAACGTGCGCCATCAGCGCGCCTGCTGGAGGTTCTTCAACCGGGTGAATTGATGCTGCTGGCCGCACGGCCCGGGCATGGAAAGACACGTTTGGGTCTCGATCTGTTGTCGGAGGCAGCCAGCCGTGGTTTTTCCTCGGTGTTTTTCTCTTCGGAGTTTTCCGAAAAAAGGCTGTTGCAGCTTGGTCCGGCGATCTGGCATCCCGGGCCGGGACGTGACAGGTTTGAAGCCGTGCTCACGGATACGCTGAACGCGAACACTGTCATGGATTGTCTTTCGGGAAACGCCGGTGGTGTGGTCGCTGTCGTCGACTATCTGCAGGTTCTGGACCAGAACCGCGCGGCACCCGAACTGTCTGACCAGGTCGAAATGCTCAAAGGGTTTGCAGCCACCAGGGACATGCGGCTGGTGGTCCTGTCACAGGTTCACCGATCCTATGACCCGGCAGACAAGGCTCTCCCGGACTGGACGGACGTCAGGCTGCCCAACCCCGTCGACCTGTCGATGTTCGACCGGGGCTGCTTTCTGCATGGCGGCAAGCTGGCCGTTCACCCGGGACCCGGATGA
- a CDS encoding DUF971 domain-containing protein, with translation MADESTPWPTELRVASDRKSLKVAFDNGSAHDLSAEYLRVCSPSAEVKGHAPSQKQTVPGKRNVEIIKVEPVGNYAVRIHFDDMHSSGIYSWRYLLDLGERPQNHWGVYLQELAQKGLSRDI, from the coding sequence ATGGCGGACGAGTCCACTCCCTGGCCGACAGAACTGCGGGTCGCAAGCGACAGGAAATCGCTGAAGGTTGCGTTCGACAATGGTTCTGCCCATGACCTGTCCGCTGAATATCTGAGGGTCTGCTCACCCTCTGCGGAGGTCAAGGGGCATGCGCCGTCGCAAAAGCAGACGGTTCCCGGCAAGCGCAATGTCGAGATCATCAAGGTCGAACCGGTCGGCAATTACGCCGTTCGCATCCATTTCGACGACATGCATAGTTCGGGCATCTATTCATGGCGCTATTTGCTGGATCTCGGCGAGCGGCCGCAGAACCACTGGGGCGTCTACCTGCAGGAACTGGCGCAAAAGGGCCTCAGCCGGGACATCTAG